Below is a window of Candidatus Krumholzibacteriia bacterium DNA.
TGAGACCAAGCGTACGACATGAGTTGTAATGTTCCACGACGGCTTGCAGGGTCGGCAGGCTCCCATCGTGGTAGTACGGCGGGCGGTGCCAGAGTCCGCGGAGCGGTGTCGTCCTGTATTTGTCTGTCGAACCACGGCCCGCGAGCATCGGATCGGAGCAAGTCTCGCCGGGATCGTGCAGGCCGAAGCCGGCATCCGTGAAGAGCGGTGGCACGTGGCAGGTGGCGCACTGCGCCTGGCCGTTGAAGAGTGCTTGCCCGCGCTCGGCCATCAGCGAGTTGAAGCTGCCAGCCGGCGGCGAGGGTGGTTCGAGGCTCAGCTGATATGCGTGCAGGGCCGGGAGCTTGGAGGTCACCAGATCATCGGGCCAGTGGATGTTGTCGCCGGTCCGCGGGTCGACGAAAGTGCCGTGACCGTGCATCTGCGTCACGGCGACATAGGCGTTCCAGTAGGGGATCGAGCCCTCGCCCGTGTACGTCGCCAAGTTCACGCCGCGGAGACCGTACGCGGGAGGTATCAAGACCGGCCCGTTGAGACCATCGTGATTCCAGCGCGCGTCGTACTTGCCGGGCCCCCAGGACTGGAGCACCGTCTGCGTCGCAGGATCCTGCAGCGCCGGCGAGAGCGCCAGGATGGCGCCGGGATTGAGATCGCGGTTCGCCCAGCCGTCGAGGCGCTGGCCGATGCCGGCCATGACGGAGTTGTCGACCGTCGAGTGACAAAGCGCGCAGGTCACTCCCACCTTCGTCAGCGTCGTCCCTTCGACTGTGCCC
It encodes the following:
- a CDS encoding c-type cytochrome, whose protein sequence is MLRKGIGIFCIVSLLCLVILLACGEDSPLAPPPGDTTLIEGQNIFRFDTFGDETFWTDTLQMHVVIRSSVSPVTALSVGLKVDALRLPEGFPTGFDLNSPATTVELLRRDAVVGLKGTVEGTTLTKVGVTCALCHSTVDNSVMAGIGQRLDGWANRDLNPGAILALSPALQDPATQTVLQSWGPGKYDARWNHDGLNGPVLIPPAYGLRGVNLATYTGEGSIPYWNAYVAVTQMHGHGTFVDPRTGDNIHWPDDLVTSKLPALHAYQLSLEPPSPPAGSFNSLMAERGQALFNGQAQCATCHVPPLFTDAGFGLHDPGETCSDPMLAGRGSTDKYRTTPLRGLWHRPPYYHDGSLPTLQAVVEHYNSCRTLGLTPEQQADLVEYLKSL